The nucleotide window GCAAGGCCGGCTACGAACTGGCCAGCGCCAGCTCGTGGCGCGAGGCGCGCGAGCGCATCGCCACCTTCGCGCCCAACCTGGTGCTGCTGGACGTGAACCTGCCCGACGCCAGCGGCTTCGGCCCCTTGAGCGAAATCGCCGGCACGCGGCCGGTGGTCATGCTCACGGCCTACGGCAGCGTCAACCAGGCGGTGGAGGCCATGCGCCTGGGCGCGGCCGACTACCTGGTCAAGCCGGTGAACCTGGACGAGCTGGAGCTGGTCATCCGCGGCGCGCTGGAGCGCTCGCGCCTGCAAGCGCAGCGCGCACTGGCGCGCGGCGACGCGGGCCTGGCCATGCTGGGCGAAAGCGCCGCCATGCAGCAGCTGCGCCACACCATCCGCGAAGTGGCGCTGAGCGACGTCACCGTGCTGATCCAGGGCGAAAGCGGCTCGGGCAAGGAGCTGGTGGCGCAGGCCCTGCACGGCGCCAGCCGGCGCCGCAGCGAAGCCTTCGTGGCGGTCGATTGCTGCACGCTGCAAGAGTCGCTGTTCGAATCCGAGCTGTTCGGCCACGAGCGCGGGGCGTTTACCGGCGCCGACCGCCGCAAGGCCGGGCTGATCGAAGCCGCCGCGCACGGCACCCTGTTTCTCGACGAAATCGGTGAAGCCGGCCCCGCCATCCAGGCCAAGCTGCTGCGCGTGCTGGAAACCGGGCGCTTTCGCCACGTCGGCGCCACCACGGACCTGCGCAGCGACGCACGCATCGTCGCCGCCACCAACCGCGACCTGCGCCAGCGCGCGCAGGGCGGACAGTTCCGCGAAGACCTTTACTACCGCCTGTCGGCCTTCGTCATCCATGTGCCGCCGCTGCGCGAGCGGCGCGACGACATCGCCCTGCTGGCGGCGCACTTCATCGGCGGCCGCCGCCAGGCCCAGGGGCTGGCGCCAGCGCAGCTGTCGGCCGACGCGCTGCAGCGCCTGGCCGCCTACCACTGGCCCGGCAACGTGCGCGAGCTGCGCAACATCATCGAGCGCGCCCTCATCCTGCTGGGCCCCGGCGACACCATTGGCGCGGCGCACATCGGCCAGCTGGACCCCGGCGGCGCCCCCGGCACGGCGCCCGCCGCCCCACCCGCCGCGCGCAGCGCCAGCGACAGCCTGACGCTGCAAGGCGAGCCCACGCTGGAGAGCATCGAGCGCGAATACCTGGCCAGCCTGCTGAAAAAGTACGACGGCAACCGCCGCAAGGTGGCCGAGGTGATGGGCGTCTCCGAACGCACCGCCTACCGCATGATGGATCGCCATGGTTACCGTTGAATTCGCCAAATGCTATTTAATTCATAGCTGTCCGCGCTTTAAACACGTGGACAAACGCTCTGTTTGACCAATATTGGAGGCCCTTCGTGACCACACCCACCACCGCCGCGCCCCTGCTGTTCGACTTTCTCGACCACAGCCACCAGCAGCTGCAACGCCAGCTGGGCGTGCTCAAGCGCCTGGCCCGGCAATTGGCCCAGGACGAGCTGACCGCGCGCGAGCGCGACGAACTGCGGCAAGTCATCGCCTGGTTCAACACCGACGCGCGCCAGCACCATCTGGACGAGGAAAAGCACGTCTTTCCCGCCCTGCTGGAGAGCAGCGACGAGCACGTCGTCCACACCACGCGCCGCCTGCGGCAGGACCACGGCTGGATCGAGGAGAACTGGCTTGAACTGGCGCCCTCGCTGGAAGCCGCCGCGGGCGGCTACTCGTGGTTCGACCGCGACACGCTGGCGCACGGCGTGGCCGTGTTCGAGCAGCTTTGCCTGGACCACCTGGTGCTGGAAGAGTCGCTGGCCTACCCCGAGGCGCGCGAGCGCATCCACCCCGCCGACCTGGAGCGCGCCGGCGTCGAGATGGCGCGCCGCCGCGCCGAGCGCGAGGCGCGATCGGCCAAGCGCTGAGGCTCAATCGCCCGCGCGCAGCAGCGCCGCCGCCCGCTCGGCGATCATGATCACCGGCGCGTTGGTGTTGCCGCCCACGATGCGGGGCATGACGGAGGCATCGACCACGCGCAGCCCCGCTACGCCGCGCACCCGCAGCCGCTCGTCCACCACGTCCATCGCGCCCGGCCCCATGCGGCAGCTGCCCACCGGGTGGTAGATGGTGTCGGCGTGCTGGCGGATGAAGGCCGCGATCTCGGCATCGCTTTTCGCCGCCGCCGAACGCTCGACGCCGCCGTGGCGCGCCAGCGCGGGCTGGTTCAGCAGCTCGCGCATCAGCTTGAAGCCCGCCACCATGCGGCGCATGTCGTCGGCGTCCTGCAAAAACGCCGGGTCGATCAGCGGCGGCGCCAGCGGGTCGCTGCTGGCCAGGCGCAGGCTGCCGCGGCTGCGGGGGCGCAGCACGCACACATGGCACGAAAAGCCGTGGCCCGTGACCGTGGCGCGCCCGTGGTTGACCAGCTTGCCGACCACGAAATGCAGTTGCAGATCGGGCACGGGTTCAGCCGCATCGCTCTTGATGAAGCCGCCCGCCTCGGCGAAGTTGCTGGTCAGCAGGCCGCGCCGCTCACGCCGCCACTGCCGGATCGCCCGCGTGGTGCGCCAGCTGCCTTGCAGCGATAGGCCAAACAGGTCGTAGGCGCGGTTGGCGTCCCACACCTGCACCACGTCGGGGTGGTCGTGCAGGTGCGCGCCCACGCCGGGCAAATCGTGATGCACCGTGATGCCATGCTGGCGCAGGTGGTCGGCCGGGCCGATGCCCGAGAGCATCAGCAACTGCGGCGACTGAAAGGCCCCGGCGCTCAGAATCACCTCGCGCGCGGCGCGCACCGTGTGTTCGCGCCCGCCCTGCACATAGGCGACGCCCACGGCGCGCCCGCGCTCCAGCAGCACGCGCGTGGCGTGGGCGCCGGTCAGCACGTGCAGGTTGGGGCGGGCGCGGTTCGGCGTCAGGTAGGCCTTGGCGGCCGAAAAGCGCTCGCCGCCCTTGTGCGTGACCTGGTACAGGCCCACGCCTTCCTGGCTTGCGCCGTTGAAGTCGCGGTTGTGCGCATGGCCAGCCTGCACGCCGGCTTCGACAAAGGCGTGCGAGAACGGGTTGGGGTCGCACAAGTCCATCACGTTCAGCGGCCCGCCGGTGCCGTGGAAAGCGTCGGCACCGCGCTCGTTGTGTTCGGCCTGCTTGAACACCGGCAGCACATCGGCCCAGCCCCAACCCGCGTTGCCTTCATCGGCCCAGCCGTCGTAGTCCTGCGGCACGCCGCGCGTGTAGATCATGGCGTTGATCGAACTGGAGCCGCCCAGCACCTTGCCGCGCGGCTGGTAGCCCCGGCGGCCGTTCAGGCCCGCTTGCGGCACGGTCGAGAAGGCCCAGTTGAAGGCGTGCCGCGCCGTGGGCGAGCGCGCCATCACGCCCAGCCCGGCGGGGCAGTGGATGAGCACGCTGGTGTCGGGCGGGCCGGCTTCGAGCAGCGTGACCTGCACGCAGGGGTCTTCACTCAGGCGCGCGGCCAGCACGCAGCCGGCCGAGCCGGCGCCGACGATCACGTAGTCCATGCTTGCAGCTCTCCTCGGAGTTTGATTGTGCGCGCTGCAAGCGCTGCGTCATAGGCTGCCGCTACCATCGAGGTGTCGCGGCCGGCACCGCCGGGCGCCCCACTTTTCATCCCACTTCACAGGAGAAATCACATGAGCATCACCACCGTTGGCATCGTCGGCGCAGGCACCATGGGCAATGGCATCGCACAGGCGTGCGCCGTGTCGGGCATTGACGTCGTCATGGTCGACATCGCCCAGGCGGCGGTCGACAAAGGCATCGCCACCGTCGGCAAAAGCCTGGACCGCCTGCTGCAAAAGGAAAAGATCACCGAGGCCGACAAGGCCGCCGCGCTGGGCCGCATCAAGGGTTCGACCAGCTACGACGACCTGAAAAGCGCGCAACTGGTGATCGAGGCCGCCACCGAGAACCACGAGCTGAAGAATAAGATCCTCAAGCAGCTCGATGAGCTGCTGCCGCCCGAGGTGATCATTGCCACCAACACCTCGTCGATCTCGATCACGCAGCTGGCAGCGGTGACGAAGCGCGCCGACAAGTTCGTCGGCATGCACTTCTTCAACCCGGTGCCGATGATGGCGCTGGTGGAAATCATCCGCGGCCTGCAAACCAGCGACGCCACGCACGATGCGGTGAAAGCGCTGGCCGAAAAGCTGGGCAAGTCGCCCATCACGGTGAAGAACGCGCCCGGT belongs to Ottowia testudinis and includes:
- a CDS encoding sigma-54-dependent transcriptional regulator, with protein sequence MTPSVLVVEDDPTLNGLLVKELRKAGYELASASSWREARERIATFAPNLVLLDVNLPDASGFGPLSEIAGTRPVVMLTAYGSVNQAVEAMRLGAADYLVKPVNLDELELVIRGALERSRLQAQRALARGDAGLAMLGESAAMQQLRHTIREVALSDVTVLIQGESGSGKELVAQALHGASRRRSEAFVAVDCCTLQESLFESELFGHERGAFTGADRRKAGLIEAAAHGTLFLDEIGEAGPAIQAKLLRVLETGRFRHVGATTDLRSDARIVAATNRDLRQRAQGGQFREDLYYRLSAFVIHVPPLRERRDDIALLAAHFIGGRRQAQGLAPAQLSADALQRLAAYHWPGNVRELRNIIERALILLGPGDTIGAAHIGQLDPGGAPGTAPAAPPAARSASDSLTLQGEPTLESIEREYLASLLKKYDGNRRKVAEVMGVSERTAYRMMDRHGYR
- a CDS encoding hemerythrin domain-containing protein, with the translated sequence MTTPTTAAPLLFDFLDHSHQQLQRQLGVLKRLARQLAQDELTARERDELRQVIAWFNTDARQHHLDEEKHVFPALLESSDEHVVHTTRRLRQDHGWIEENWLELAPSLEAAAGGYSWFDRDTLAHGVAVFEQLCLDHLVLEESLAYPEARERIHPADLERAGVEMARRRAEREARSAKR
- a CDS encoding GMC family oxidoreductase, coding for MDYVIVGAGSAGCVLAARLSEDPCVQVTLLEAGPPDTSVLIHCPAGLGVMARSPTARHAFNWAFSTVPQAGLNGRRGYQPRGKVLGGSSSINAMIYTRGVPQDYDGWADEGNAGWGWADVLPVFKQAEHNERGADAFHGTGGPLNVMDLCDPNPFSHAFVEAGVQAGHAHNRDFNGASQEGVGLYQVTHKGGERFSAAKAYLTPNRARPNLHVLTGAHATRVLLERGRAVGVAYVQGGREHTVRAAREVILSAGAFQSPQLLMLSGIGPADHLRQHGITVHHDLPGVGAHLHDHPDVVQVWDANRAYDLFGLSLQGSWRTTRAIRQWRRERRGLLTSNFAEAGGFIKSDAAEPVPDLQLHFVVGKLVNHGRATVTGHGFSCHVCVLRPRSRGSLRLASSDPLAPPLIDPAFLQDADDMRRMVAGFKLMRELLNQPALARHGGVERSAAAKSDAEIAAFIRQHADTIYHPVGSCRMGPGAMDVVDERLRVRGVAGLRVVDASVMPRIVGGNTNAPVIMIAERAAALLRAGD
- a CDS encoding 3-hydroxybutyryl-CoA dehydrogenase; protein product: MSITTVGIVGAGTMGNGIAQACAVSGIDVVMVDIAQAAVDKGIATVGKSLDRLLQKEKITEADKAAALGRIKGSTSYDDLKSAQLVIEAATENHELKNKILKQLDELLPPEVIIATNTSSISITQLAAVTKRADKFVGMHFFNPVPMMALVEIIRGLQTSDATHDAVKALAEKLGKSPITVKNAPGFVVNRILVPMINEAFFVLSEGLATPEDIDAGMKLGCNHPIGPLALADMVGLDVCLAVMEVYLEQFGDSKYRPCPLLREYVAAGRLGRKTGRGVYSYAK